The Euphorbia lathyris chromosome 2, ddEupLath1.1, whole genome shotgun sequence genome includes a window with the following:
- the LOC136219265 gene encoding poly(A)-specific ribonuclease PARN isoform X2 → MTDVLFSERMKNRLNEWRDGLLPNSGSQIKRTSDDKRQFETIFYKMRPALCLNGFTSHQLKLIQLVAKRHFKDLVFFSANGENYCSQQLVIYTESKNDKESLMKELSDEHKKGTKMKIRDAVGFRHVIDLLSSAQKLIVGHNCILDIAHIYSKFLGPLPLNAEKFVSSVNKYFPHIVDTKILLNANDVLRLRMRKSSTSLSSAFNLLCPQLATGSNKIGDFSLHSCVNVEVQVDDTRSSNWSSGVKHEAGYDAFMTGCIFAQACNHLGIDFKLHSSTDNLALNEKLQKYINRLYLSWTNGDIVDLRTGTTGRAVESLGSSRRKQHAEILFENIVLIWQFPSKLKAKEIRECISKVFGPNSVTSVYHVDETAVFVQFRKAELVSEFLVLKEYLDRSNDCVSVLHPLSKLLEGGNTRAADYETYKEICSSPISKVVFAEQAEAMGIRWKTKLVDSQVGRSFYEEETPSTESGSVEKNSTGMKHVKNNMLSGQSSNDKLVDSSCSAEVEQISATKCMIQ, encoded by the exons ATGACCGATGTTTTATtcagtgaaagaatgaagaacagaTTGAATGAATGGCGTGACGGGTTATTACCAAACAGTGGATCTCAGATCAAACGAACCTCAGATGACAAGCGACAGTTCGAAACCATTTTCTATAAGATGCGACCGGCTCTCTGTCTTAATGGTTTCACTTCTCATCAGCTTAAGTTAATTCAATTG GTGGCTAAGAGGCATTTTAAAGATCTGGTTTTCTTCTCTGCCAATGGTGAAAATTATTGCTCACAACAGCTAGTCATATATACAGAGTCCAAGAATGACAAGGAATCACTCATG AAAGAGTTGAGCGATGAGCATAAAAAAGGGACTAAGATGAAGATCAGGGATGCAGTTGGTTTTCGCCATGTTATTGATCTCCTTTCTTCTGCGCAAAAGTTAATTGTTGGTCACAATTGCATCTTGG ATATTGCACACATATACAGCAAATTCTTAGGTCCTCTTCCTCTAAATGCTGAAAAATTTGTTTCCTCTGTTAACAAGTACTTTCCGCACATTGTTGATACCAAAATACTCTTGAATGCCAATGATGTACTCCGTCTACGGATGAGGAAATCGAGCACATCTCTATCGTCAGCCTTCAATTTACTTTGTCCCCAACTGGCTACTGGTTCTAATAAGATTGGTGATTTCTCTCTTCATTCATGTGTGAATGTGGAAGTCCAAGTGGATGATACGAG GTCCTCTAACTGGAGTTCTGGAGTGAAACACGAAGCTGGGTATGATGCTTTCATGACAGGATGCATTTTTGCCCAGGCATGCAATCATCTAGGCATTGATTTTAAACTCCATTCGTCCACTGATAATCTGGCtctcaatgaaaaacttcagaaGTACATCAACCGTCTGTATCTCAGTTGGACTAATGGAGATATTGTTGATCTAAGGACTGGGACAACTGGGAGGGCTGTGGAGTCATTAGGATCTAGTAGAAGAAAGCAGCACGCAGAGATTTTGTTTGAGAATATTGTTCTAATCTGGCAATTTCCATCTAAACTCAAGGCAAAGGAAATAAGAGAATGTATCTCCAAAGTCTTTGGTCCAAACTCTGTGACATCTGTGTATCATGTGGATGAAACTGCAGTTTTTGTTCAGTTTAGGAAGGCGGAGTTGGTCTCAGAATTTCTAGTATTGAAAGAGTACTTAGACAGAAGCAACGATTGCGTCTCGGTATTGCATCCTCTGTCAAAACTGTTGGAAGGCGGAAACACACGTGCTGCTGATTATGAAACTTACAAAGAGATCTGCAGCTCACCCATCTCCAAAGTTGTTTTTGCAGAGCAGGCAGAGGCAATGGGTATCAGATGGAAGACCAAGTTAGTTGATTCTCAAGTTGGAAGAAGTTTCTATGAAGAAGAAACACCATCAACTGAATCAGGGTCTGTTGAAAAAAACAGCACAGGCATGAAAcatgtaaaaaataatatgtTGAGTGGTCAATCATCAAATGATAAACTTGTTGATTCCTCTTGTTCTGCAGAAGTTGAACAAATTAGTGCAACCAAATGCATGATACAATAA
- the LOC136219265 gene encoding poly(A)-specific ribonuclease PARN isoform X1, producing MRIQLPVRALSRAIWRAYSSSSSSSSSTSSSSFPLKHVTKSNFEASLAELKVHVGAADFIAIDLEMTGVTSAPWREALQYDRSDVRYLKVKDSAEKFAVVQFGVCPFRWNSDRQSFISHPYNFFIFPRPELVADGSSYEFLCQTSSVDFLAKYQFDFNTCIREGVSYLSRGQEEESLRRFNSRIENSELLDNVNEVREVSLASMTDVLFSERMKNRLNEWRDGLLPNSGSQIKRTSDDKRQFETIFYKMRPALCLNGFTSHQLKLIQLVAKRHFKDLVFFSANGENYCSQQLVIYTESKNDKESLMKELSDEHKKGTKMKIRDAVGFRHVIDLLSSAQKLIVGHNCILDIAHIYSKFLGPLPLNAEKFVSSVNKYFPHIVDTKILLNANDVLRLRMRKSSTSLSSAFNLLCPQLATGSNKIGDFSLHSCVNVEVQVDDTRSSNWSSGVKHEAGYDAFMTGCIFAQACNHLGIDFKLHSSTDNLALNEKLQKYINRLYLSWTNGDIVDLRTGTTGRAVESLGSSRRKQHAEILFENIVLIWQFPSKLKAKEIRECISKVFGPNSVTSVYHVDETAVFVQFRKAELVSEFLVLKEYLDRSNDCVSVLHPLSKLLEGGNTRAADYETYKEICSSPISKVVFAEQAEAMGIRWKTKLVDSQVGRSFYEEETPSTESGSVEKNSTGMKHVKNNMLSGQSSNDKLVDSSCSAEVEQISATKCMIQ from the exons ATGAGAATACAGTTGCCCGTTAGGGCACTTTCACGTGCGATTTGGCGTGCTTACTCATCTTCGTCTTCGTCTTCGTCTTCTACCTCCTCGTCTTCGTTTCCTCTTAAGCACGTCACTAAATCGAACTTCGAAGCCTCGCTTGCGGAGCTCAAGGTCCATGTGGGAGCTGCTGATTTCATCGCCATCGATCTGGAAATGACTGGGGTCACAAGCGCTCCTTGGAGGGAGGCTCTTCAGTACGACCGATCCGATGTTCGTTATCTCAAGGTTAAAGATTCCGCCGAGAAATTCGCCGTCGTTCAGTTCGGTGTTTGCCCTTTTCGCTGGAACTCCGACCGCCAGTCATTCATTTCCCACCC GTACAATTTCTTCATATTTCCTCGTCCAGAGCTGGTAGCTGATGGCTCCTCTTACGAGTTCCTCTGCCAGACATCTTCCGTAGATTTCTTAGCTAAATATCAGTTCGATTTCAATACTTGCATACGTGAAG GAGTGTCTTATTTATCCAGAGGCCAGGAAGAGGAATCACTTAGGCGCTTTAATTCAAGAATTGAGAATAGTGAATTATTAGATAATGTTAATGAAGTCAGAGAAGTGTCATTGGCAAGCATGACCGATGTTTTATtcagtgaaagaatgaagaacagaTTGAATGAATGGCGTGACGGGTTATTACCAAACAGTGGATCTCAGATCAAACGAACCTCAGATGACAAGCGACAGTTCGAAACCATTTTCTATAAGATGCGACCGGCTCTCTGTCTTAATGGTTTCACTTCTCATCAGCTTAAGTTAATTCAATTG GTGGCTAAGAGGCATTTTAAAGATCTGGTTTTCTTCTCTGCCAATGGTGAAAATTATTGCTCACAACAGCTAGTCATATATACAGAGTCCAAGAATGACAAGGAATCACTCATG AAAGAGTTGAGCGATGAGCATAAAAAAGGGACTAAGATGAAGATCAGGGATGCAGTTGGTTTTCGCCATGTTATTGATCTCCTTTCTTCTGCGCAAAAGTTAATTGTTGGTCACAATTGCATCTTGG ATATTGCACACATATACAGCAAATTCTTAGGTCCTCTTCCTCTAAATGCTGAAAAATTTGTTTCCTCTGTTAACAAGTACTTTCCGCACATTGTTGATACCAAAATACTCTTGAATGCCAATGATGTACTCCGTCTACGGATGAGGAAATCGAGCACATCTCTATCGTCAGCCTTCAATTTACTTTGTCCCCAACTGGCTACTGGTTCTAATAAGATTGGTGATTTCTCTCTTCATTCATGTGTGAATGTGGAAGTCCAAGTGGATGATACGAG GTCCTCTAACTGGAGTTCTGGAGTGAAACACGAAGCTGGGTATGATGCTTTCATGACAGGATGCATTTTTGCCCAGGCATGCAATCATCTAGGCATTGATTTTAAACTCCATTCGTCCACTGATAATCTGGCtctcaatgaaaaacttcagaaGTACATCAACCGTCTGTATCTCAGTTGGACTAATGGAGATATTGTTGATCTAAGGACTGGGACAACTGGGAGGGCTGTGGAGTCATTAGGATCTAGTAGAAGAAAGCAGCACGCAGAGATTTTGTTTGAGAATATTGTTCTAATCTGGCAATTTCCATCTAAACTCAAGGCAAAGGAAATAAGAGAATGTATCTCCAAAGTCTTTGGTCCAAACTCTGTGACATCTGTGTATCATGTGGATGAAACTGCAGTTTTTGTTCAGTTTAGGAAGGCGGAGTTGGTCTCAGAATTTCTAGTATTGAAAGAGTACTTAGACAGAAGCAACGATTGCGTCTCGGTATTGCATCCTCTGTCAAAACTGTTGGAAGGCGGAAACACACGTGCTGCTGATTATGAAACTTACAAAGAGATCTGCAGCTCACCCATCTCCAAAGTTGTTTTTGCAGAGCAGGCAGAGGCAATGGGTATCAGATGGAAGACCAAGTTAGTTGATTCTCAAGTTGGAAGAAGTTTCTATGAAGAAGAAACACCATCAACTGAATCAGGGTCTGTTGAAAAAAACAGCACAGGCATGAAAcatgtaaaaaataatatgtTGAGTGGTCAATCATCAAATGATAAACTTGTTGATTCCTCTTGTTCTGCAGAAGTTGAACAAATTAGTGCAACCAAATGCATGATACAATAA
- the LOC136219266 gene encoding uncharacterized protein isoform X1, translated as MSHLLSLYVYLSVDTRKTAPSTSRPPNLSRANARFNKSIPGPRKGNSTPHKTKKLNLEVSPHRAVSAVRLMRIEMGGAFADLLNEKGKGSGDNEMGYVERTLGFRTKELDDRDLRLVTDVVGGTIRWRRYLDHLICSLCHEDNTFRRMEPLLLQILRIGFYEIVKLDMPPYAVVDENVRLAKVALRPGAGNMVNGILRKLVSLKETNSLPLPKLEGDDRSQARVLATLYSHPVWMVRRWTKYLGQEDAIRLMMWNNSDPSFSLRANCRKGVTRDDLVMQLNNLKVPYELSLNLDHFVRMKTGMQNVIQAGLLKQGLCSVQDESAGLVVSVVNPQPGESIIDCCAAPGGKTLYMASLMDNKGMVYAIDINKGRLRILQETAKVHQVDGIITTVPSDLRAFAENCSTTSDKVLLDAPCSGLGVLSKRADLRWNRRLEDMEELKNLQDELLIAASKLVKPGGVLVYSTCSIDPEENEERVDAFLLRHPEFQIDPVHRYMPPDFVTERGFYSSNPIKHSIDGAFAARLVRT; from the exons ATGTCACACTTACTTTCCCTCTATGTTTATCTTTCTGTAGATACCCGCAAAACTGCTCCTTCTACTTCTAGGCCACCCAATTTATCCAGGGCCAACGCCAGATTCAATAAATCGATTCCTGGTCCTAGAAAAG GTAATTCCACTCCCCACAAAACAAAGAAATTGAATTTGGAGGTCTCACCTCATAGAGCTG TGTCTGCAGTGAGGTTGATGAGAATTGAAATGGGTGGTGCATTTGCTGACCTCTTGAATGAGAAAGGAAAAGGTTCCGGTGATAATGAAATGGGCTACGTTGAAAGAACTCTTGGGTTCCGAACCAAGGAGTTGGATGATCGTGATCTTAGATTG GTCACAGACGTTGTTGGTGGCACCATCCGGTGGAGGAGATATCTTGATCATTTAATTTGTTCATTGTGCCATGAGGACAATACCTTTAGGAGGATGGAGCCTCTGCTCTTGCAG ATTCTTCGAATTGGTTTTTACGAGATTGTCAAGCTAGACATGCCGCCATATGCTGTGGTCGATGAG AATGTGAGACTTGCAAAGGTGGCTCTTAGGCCTGGTGCTGGTAACATGGTGAACGGGATTCTGCGGAAGTTAGTGTCGCTGAAG GAAACTAACTCCCTTCCTCTCCCTAAGTTGGAAGGTGATGATCGCTCACAAGCGCGTGTTCTTGCCACTCTTTATTCTCACCCTGTG TGGATGGTAAGGCGTTGGACAAAGTATCTTGGGCAAGAAGATGCGATCAGGTTGATGATGTGGAACAACAGTGACCCTAGTTTCAGTTTGAG AGCAAACTGTAGGAAAGGAGTGACAAGAGATGACCTTGTAATGCAGCTAAACAATTTGAAG GTTCCTTATGAGCTTTCTTTGAATTTGGATCATTTTGTCCGCATGAAAACAGGGATGCAG AATGTCATACAAGCTGGATTACTTAAACAAGGTCTATGTTCAGTTCAGGATGAGAGTGCAG GTCTGGTAGTTTCTGTTGTGAATCCTCAACCAGGAGAAAGCATTATTGATTGCTGTGCTGCTCCTGGGGGGAAAACGCTTTACATGGCATCTCTAATGGATAATAAAG GCATGGTATATGCAATCGACATAAACAAAGGCCGGTTGAGAATCCTTCAAGAGACTGCAAAGGTGCACCAAGTTGATGGTATCATCACCACTGTCCCTTCAGATCTTCGTGCCTTCGCT GAAAATTGTTCGACGACATCTGATAAAGTTCTGCTGGATGCTCCTTGCTCTGGGCTTGGTGTTCTCTCCAAG AGGGCGGACTTGCGATGGAATAGAAGGTTGGAGGATATGGAAGAACTAAAAAATTTGCAGGATGAGCTCCTTATTGCAGCTTCGAA ATTGGTAAAGCCTGGTGGAGTTTTAGTATACAGTACATGTTCCATAGACCCTGAAGAGAATGAAGAAAGGGTGGACGCATTTCTTCTCAGACATCCT GAATTTCAAATAGATCCTGTTCACAGATACATGCCACCTGATTTTGTGACTGAACGCGGGTTCTATTCCTCAAACCCAATCAAACATTCAATTGATGGGGCGTTTGCTGCCCGTCTAGTTAGGACCTAA
- the LOC136219266 gene encoding uncharacterized protein isoform X2, with amino-acid sequence MSHLLSLYVYLSVDTRKTAPSTSRPPNLSRANARFNKSIPGPRKGNSTPHKTKKLNLEVSPHRAVSAVRLMRIEMGGAFADLLNEKGKGSGDNEMGYVERTLGFRTKELDDRDLRLVTDVVGGTIRWRRYLDHLICSLCHEDNTFRRMEPLLLQILRIGFYEIVKLDMPPYAVVDENVRLAKVALRPGAGNMVNGILRKLVSLKETNSLPLPKLEGDDRSQARVLATLYSHPVWMVRRWTKYLGQEDAIRLMMWNNSDPSFSLRANCRKGVTRDDLVMQLNNLKVPYELSLNLDHFVRMKTGMQNVIQAGLLKQGLCSVQDESAGLVVSVVNPQPGESIIDCCAAPGGKTLYMASLMDNKGMVYAIDINKGRLRILQETAKVHQVDGIITTVPSDLRAFAVGKLFDDI; translated from the exons ATGTCACACTTACTTTCCCTCTATGTTTATCTTTCTGTAGATACCCGCAAAACTGCTCCTTCTACTTCTAGGCCACCCAATTTATCCAGGGCCAACGCCAGATTCAATAAATCGATTCCTGGTCCTAGAAAAG GTAATTCCACTCCCCACAAAACAAAGAAATTGAATTTGGAGGTCTCACCTCATAGAGCTG TGTCTGCAGTGAGGTTGATGAGAATTGAAATGGGTGGTGCATTTGCTGACCTCTTGAATGAGAAAGGAAAAGGTTCCGGTGATAATGAAATGGGCTACGTTGAAAGAACTCTTGGGTTCCGAACCAAGGAGTTGGATGATCGTGATCTTAGATTG GTCACAGACGTTGTTGGTGGCACCATCCGGTGGAGGAGATATCTTGATCATTTAATTTGTTCATTGTGCCATGAGGACAATACCTTTAGGAGGATGGAGCCTCTGCTCTTGCAG ATTCTTCGAATTGGTTTTTACGAGATTGTCAAGCTAGACATGCCGCCATATGCTGTGGTCGATGAG AATGTGAGACTTGCAAAGGTGGCTCTTAGGCCTGGTGCTGGTAACATGGTGAACGGGATTCTGCGGAAGTTAGTGTCGCTGAAG GAAACTAACTCCCTTCCTCTCCCTAAGTTGGAAGGTGATGATCGCTCACAAGCGCGTGTTCTTGCCACTCTTTATTCTCACCCTGTG TGGATGGTAAGGCGTTGGACAAAGTATCTTGGGCAAGAAGATGCGATCAGGTTGATGATGTGGAACAACAGTGACCCTAGTTTCAGTTTGAG AGCAAACTGTAGGAAAGGAGTGACAAGAGATGACCTTGTAATGCAGCTAAACAATTTGAAG GTTCCTTATGAGCTTTCTTTGAATTTGGATCATTTTGTCCGCATGAAAACAGGGATGCAG AATGTCATACAAGCTGGATTACTTAAACAAGGTCTATGTTCAGTTCAGGATGAGAGTGCAG GTCTGGTAGTTTCTGTTGTGAATCCTCAACCAGGAGAAAGCATTATTGATTGCTGTGCTGCTCCTGGGGGGAAAACGCTTTACATGGCATCTCTAATGGATAATAAAG GCATGGTATATGCAATCGACATAAACAAAGGCCGGTTGAGAATCCTTCAAGAGACTGCAAAGGTGCACCAAGTTGATGGTATCATCACCACTGTCCCTTCAGATCTTCGTGCCTTCGCTGTAG GAAAATTGTTCGACGACATCTGA